In the genome of Microtus ochrogaster isolate Prairie Vole_2 chromosome 14 unlocalized genomic scaffold, MicOch1.0 chr14_random_1, whole genome shotgun sequence, the window cagagagaagtagACAGACTGAGACTAGGGACGGATGGGGACAAAAGATAGAGGCATGTGATACACAGGTGGGTAGACACAGCACGGCAGGAGAGTGCCGCTGTGAGCCAGGTTGATTTAGGGCATTTGGGGATTGTGTGAGCTGGGGACATACAAGGGATGTAGGAAAAGATCAGAACTGTGGTTAGGGGATGCAGGAGGGGACACACAACTGGAAGATTTGGAGAACGTGAGTAAAGAGAGTCAGGGATAACGGATGTGGCCGAAATGATACAGGGAAGTGAGCATGGATGAGGAGAGAAAATGGCCTtggagagagaaagccaggaggTGAGGGAGTTAAGAAAGATGGGGCTCTAAGCAAGGCACAGACGTCTTGACCTCTAGAAGGGGATCCACTCCACCAACATGATAGTTCCTGCCCTCCATTCTCAGCCCTTACCTTTAGGAGAGGGTCTCACCTGTGGCCAATGTGATCCAGAAAGCAGGCCCATGGTGAGTGTGCAGCACAGCGGTGCCCAAGCGCAGCGAACAGGGTGATATGAAAGATGTGGccatggagaagaagaaaagtgccAACAGCTGGAAGAGGCCAGTAGCCAGCAGCATGTGGCCACCATAAATCAGCACCGGCATAGACAACATCAcattggccagcagccagcagaGGAATGCCACCCTGGAGAGCCAAGATGCAGTGAGGACTGGCCCAGGCACCTCTACCTGCCAGAGAGGATGGGATGGTCCAGGTAGAGGCTGTCCCAAGGGGCACTCTTGCCTGTGGCTTCCCAACCAAGAACTAAGGTTATTGccagctcccccctccccactcagGATACCCCCTTGAGTGGAAACGAGATGgctacaaaaaaaatctattcctgAGTTTAGGCCAGTAGGGGCTGTCCCATCCCATATCCATGCTCACCACAGCATGGCTGAGGCATAGTGTCCTGCCAGGCGGTACTGGTTGTACAGCCCACATGGGCTTTGAGGGGTAAACTTCTCAGCCAGGTAGAGCACCGGGTCTGGAAGGCCCCTCTCCAACGCCTTTGTGTACTCCTCCGCGTAGCTCCCTCCCAAGCGCCACAGAAACTCCTCATTGTAGTTGATGGTTTCGTTCAGCTGCTGCACTGGGGTCCCTGGGGAATAGGGTGGCTGTGCTTAGCAGGAAACCGAGAACTGGGCTGGACCATTCACCTGGGTAGGGGTTCATCCACACGGGGCAAAGGGAGGAGGCAGTTCTGAATTTCCCTTCCCCCTCAGCTCCTACCCTTCCATGCTCCAGTGCTGGGCACACGTGGTAGCTCTGTACACACAAGATGCATCTCCAAGACACCAAGCAGagccttcccttctccccaagtTAGAGCCCTCACCTGTGAGTGTGATGTTGACTCCTCCGAGCCCGATCTGCAGTCCCACATCCATGCTGACCCACTTGGGACTGAAGGCTTTGTATGTCGTGTTGGTGTTGATTTGACCCACAGACCACTCCGAACTGAAATTCACAGCTGGGA includes:
- the Duoxa1 gene encoding dual oxidase maturation factor 1, which codes for MAALGYTLPFYTGTKPAFPMDTALAVIITIFLTALVTFIIILPGIRGKTRLFWMLRVVTSLFIGAVILAVNFSSEWSVGQINTNTTYKAFSPKWVSMDVGLQIGLGGVNITLTGTPVQQLNETINYNEEFLWRLGGSYAEEYTKALERGLPDPVLYLAEKFTPQSPCGLYNQYRLAGHYASAMLWVAFLCWLLANVMLSMPVLIYGGHMLLATGLFQLLALFFFSMATSFISPCSLRLGTAVLHTHHGPAFWITLATGLLCILLGLAMAVAHRMQPHRLKAFFNQSAEDSVLEWGSEEGGLLSPRYRSTAEIPETQDIPMSEASSETCFKEEHIKPSDCAL